The DNA segment CGTTCGCCGTCGCCCCGCTTGCGCGTTCGCCCCGACCGACGTGAGCACCGTCGCCCGAACCGCCGTGGCCGTGACCGTGGACCGGTTCCAGCGTCGCGTCGCTGAGTTCGAGGTTTACGGCGTCCCACCGCGAGTAGTGGCCCATCGCGTCGAAGTAGGCCTTCACGGCCCGGCGCTCGTCGCGGTCGAACTCGGCGGTCAGCAGGGTCTCCTCGCCGACCGCGGGGCCGGCCTTCACCACGCCCGCGGGGTTGACCAGCATGCTCCCGCCAGCCCCGAGGTCGTAGCCGAGTTCCTCGTCGTACTCCGCTGGCGGGTCGCCCATGTAGGCCGAGCAGGAGACGACGAACGACTGGGTCTCGAAGGCGTACTCGCGCATCGCGGGGTAGATGTCGCAGGTGTCCCGGTCGGCCGCCGACTCGGCCCGCGACTTATCGCCCGGGTGGTCGTTCTGACTCCAGAACCCCGGCCAGGCGGCGACGTGAATCTCCTCGCCCATCGCGGTCAGCGCCGCCTTCGAGAGGGTCATGTGGTTCTCGTAGCAGACGAGTCCGCCGAGCGTCCCCAAATCGGTTTCGTGGGTCGTCAGACTCGACGGGTCGCCCCGGCCCCAGATGGAGCGCTCGCCGTGAGTCGGCATGAGTTTCCGGTGGCGCCGCACCAGTCGCCCCTCGCGGTCGAAGAAGAAGATGGCGTTGTACAGCGTCTCGCTCCCCGGCCGGTCGTCGAGTTCGTTGGTACCGAGCGCGACGTGTAGATTCGCGTCTCGAATCGCGTCGCCCAGCACGTCCAGCGCGTCGTCGCCGACCGAGAGGCTGTTCTTCTGGAGTTCGACCATCAGTTCGGTCCACCGCGGGATGGAAACCTTTCTGCGCCAGTACGGGTAGCCGGGGAAGTACGTCTCGGGGAACACCAGCAGGTCGACGTCCTCGCGGCCCGCGCGCTCTATCCAGCGACACGTCTTGTCGAGGGTCGC comes from the Halorussus vallis genome and includes:
- a CDS encoding carbon-nitrogen hydrolase family protein, whose translation is MPTDSPDAPAESFTVGAAQVEPVYHDKEATLDKTCRWIERAGREDVDLLVFPETYFPGYPYWRRKVSIPRWTELMVELQKNSLSVGDDALDVLGDAIRDANLHVALGTNELDDRPGSETLYNAIFFFDREGRLVRRHRKLMPTHGERSIWGRGDPSSLTTHETDLGTLGGLVCYENHMTLSKAALTAMGEEIHVAAWPGFWSQNDHPGDKSRAESAADRDTCDIYPAMREYAFETQSFVVSCSAYMGDPPAEYDEELGYDLGAGGSMLVNPAGVVKAGPAVGEETLLTAEFDRDERRAVKAYFDAMGHYSRWDAVNLELSDATLEPVHGHGHGGSGDGAHVGRGERASGATANGNRTEVDGLSPARAEELAEAHGVPISAVEDVAAALESGR